A genomic region of Enterobacteriaceae endosymbiont of Macroplea mutica contains the following coding sequences:
- the rsmH gene encoding 16S rRNA (cytosine(1402)-N(4))-methyltransferase RsmH encodes MRHKPVLLKEIINSLNIKKKGTYIDATYGCGGHTKEILKNLGPLGKVYAIDYDSQSIDKYKINDQRVTYINKQFSHLKKICLKYNIVNKIDGIIFDLGISSYQLYNPMRGFSFMSHGPLDMRINTKQGITAYDFLKKIKLKKLSYILKEYGEEKFHNRIAKKIKQYIMFNKLNNTHDLSKLVCSIVRYKYNKHPATRTFQAIRIYLNNELKELHKALQNTLDILKIGGILSVISFHSLEDRIVKTFMKKFSSINICNLKIPLNNTELKYFFSHTCQLKIINRIFPTKIEINNNYQARSAILRIAQKI; translated from the coding sequence ATGAGACATAAACCAGTTTTATTAAAAGAAATAATAAATTCTTTAAACATCAAAAAAAAAGGCACATATATAGATGCAACTTATGGATGTGGAGGACATACTAAAGAAATTCTAAAAAACTTAGGACCATTAGGAAAAGTTTATGCTATTGATTATGATTCTCAATCTATAGACAAATATAAAATTAATGATCAACGTGTTACTTATATAAATAAACAATTTTCTCATCTTAAAAAAATATGTTTAAAATATAATATTGTAAACAAAATAGATGGTATTATATTTGATTTAGGTATATCTTCTTATCAATTATATAATCCTATGAGAGGATTTTCATTTATGTCTCATGGTCCATTAGATATGAGAATAAATACAAAGCAAGGAATAACTGCTTATGATTTTTTAAAAAAAATAAAGTTAAAAAAATTATCTTATATATTAAAAGAATATGGAGAAGAAAAATTTCATAATAGAATAGCAAAAAAAATTAAACAATATATTATGTTTAATAAGTTAAATAACACGCATGATTTATCAAAATTAGTATGTTCTATTGTTAGATACAAATATAATAAACATCCTGCAACAAGAACTTTTCAAGCTATTAGAATTTATTTAAACAACGAATTAAAGGAATTGCATAAAGCTTTACAAAATACATTAGATATTTTAAAAATAGGTGGTATTTTGTCTGTTATTAGCTTTCATTCTCTTGAAGATAGAATTGTAAAAACATTTATGAAAAAATTTAGCAGTATAAATATATGTAATTTAAAAATACCTTTAAATAATACAGAACTAAAATATTTTTTTAGTCATACATGTCAACTAAAAATTATTAATAGAATTTTCCCTACAAAAATAGAAATTAATAATAATTATCAAGCGCGGAGTGCAATATTACGTATTGCACAAAAAATATAA
- the metK gene encoding methionine adenosyltransferase, which translates to MSTYLFTSESVSEGHPDKMADQISDAILDHIIIQDVKAKVACETYIKTGMVLIGGEITTNAHINIENIVRNTIKNIGYIHPNMGFDANSCAILNIIGQQSEDIAKGIYNKNIYNQGAGDQGLVFGYATNETDVLMPAPITYAHRLVYKQAQVRKKKILKWLRPDAKSQITFSYINDKISSIHSVVLSTQVKNNIPHKVIEEACMEEIIKPILPKKWITKNTKFFINPAGRFVIGGPLSDCGLTGRKIIVDTYGGMARHGGGAFSGKDPSKIDRSAAYAARYIAKNIVAASLASKCEIQIAYIIGIAKPISIMINTFGTGTISNEKLLFLINQIFDLRPFYLIQMLDLLRPIYQQTSVYGHFGRNIFPWEKLDKVYQLKDLM; encoded by the coding sequence ATGTCAACATATCTTTTTACATCAGAATCCGTATCTGAAGGACATCCTGATAAAATGGCAGATCAAATTTCTGATGCAATATTAGATCATATTATTATACAAGATGTAAAAGCAAAAGTTGCATGTGAAACATATATTAAAACAGGTATGGTATTAATTGGAGGAGAAATAACAACTAATGCACATATTAATATAGAAAATATTGTCAGAAATACCATCAAGAATATCGGATATATTCATCCTAATATGGGTTTTGATGCTAATTCTTGTGCTATTTTAAACATTATTGGCCAACAATCTGAAGATATAGCGAAAGGAATCTATAACAAAAATATTTACAATCAAGGTGCTGGAGATCAAGGTCTAGTTTTTGGTTATGCAACTAATGAAACAGATGTATTAATGCCGGCACCTATTACTTATGCACATCGTTTAGTATATAAACAAGCACAAGTTAGGAAAAAAAAAATCTTAAAATGGTTAAGACCAGATGCAAAAAGTCAAATTACCTTTAGTTATATTAATGATAAAATTAGTAGTATACATTCTGTTGTGCTCTCTACACAAGTAAAAAATAATATACCTCATAAAGTAATTGAAGAAGCATGTATGGAAGAGATTATTAAACCAATTTTACCAAAAAAATGGATAACAAAAAACACCAAATTTTTTATTAATCCCGCAGGTCGTTTTGTAATAGGTGGACCATTAAGCGATTGTGGACTTACAGGTAGGAAAATTATAGTTGATACCTATGGTGGCATGGCTAGACATGGTGGTGGCGCATTTTCTGGTAAGGATCCATCTAAAATAGACAGATCTGCAGCATATGCAGCACGTTATATCGCGAAAAATATAGTTGCAGCATCTTTAGCTTCTAAATGTGAAATACAAATTGCATATATTATTGGTATAGCGAAACCCATATCAATTATGATTAACACTTTTGGTACTGGTACTATTAGTAATGAAAAATTACTATTTTTAATAAATCAAATCTTTGATTTAAGACCTTTTTATTTAATTCAAATGTTAGATTTATTAAGACCTATATATCAACAAACATCTGTATATGGACATTTTGGTAGAAATATTTTCCCATGGGAAAAACTAGATAAAGTATATCAGTTAAAAGATCTAATGTAA
- a CDS encoding UDP-N-acetylmuramoyl-tripeptide--D-alanyl-D-alanine ligase, translating into MYLKKIAAIIRGKLIGSNIKINNFSINSKNINNNCIFIAIHGKYFDGHNFILEAINNGAKALIVHKYVSVYIPQIIVNNTTLSLGKISAWKRSKYKHCIIGITGTTGKTSLKEMIVSILQKKYNILYTIGNMNNYIGVPLTLLKLNNNFQYAVIEIGGSSYKELVYLSKIVKPNIAIINNIDIAHLQGFKNLFTIIYSKKQIFYYTKHDGIIIFNDDDDNQKNITNNIHNKTIMNFSLYNKNATVYASNIQIQAYIIKFYLHAWQKKIYIHLNLIGGLHHISNALAAATIIIALKNNMTLQNIASGLTDFHPIKGRLYPIFIKKKQIILHDAYNANPKSVCTAINILKNIPGYKILVIGDMLELGSQSKYYHIQIGKIISSAHLNVVFSIGEYTKNIIYNNTFYSKHFTSFTDLIHQLLCILKNQKHYTILFKGSHKNNMDTLINILLKQLPK; encoded by the coding sequence ATGTATTTAAAAAAAATTGCCGCTATCATTCGCGGGAAACTTATTGGTAGTAATATTAAAATTAATAATTTTTCCATTAATAGTAAAAATATTAATAACAATTGTATATTTATTGCTATACATGGTAAATATTTTGACGGCCATAATTTTATTCTAGAAGCTATTAATAATGGTGCTAAAGCTCTTATTGTACATAAATATGTATCTGTATACATACCACAAATTATTGTTAATAACACTACTTTAAGTTTAGGTAAAATCAGTGCTTGGAAAAGATCTAAATATAAACATTGTATTATTGGTATTACAGGAACAACAGGGAAAACATCATTAAAAGAAATGATAGTATCTATACTACAAAAAAAATACAATATTTTATATACCATTGGTAATATGAATAATTATATAGGTGTGCCATTAACTTTACTAAAATTAAATAATAATTTTCAATATGCAGTTATTGAAATTGGAGGTAGTTCTTATAAAGAATTAGTATATCTTAGTAAGATAGTAAAACCAAATATTGCTATTATAAATAATATTGATATTGCTCATTTACAAGGTTTTAAAAACCTATTTACTATAATTTATAGTAAAAAACAAATTTTTTATTATACTAAACATGATGGTATTATCATTTTTAATGATGATGATGACAATCAAAAAAATATTACGAATAATATACATAATAAAACTATTATGAATTTTTCATTATATAATAAAAACGCGACTGTATATGCAAGTAATATTCAAATACAGGCTTATATTATAAAATTTTATTTACATGCATGGCAAAAAAAAATTTATATTCATTTAAATTTAATTGGTGGGCTACATCATATTAGTAATGCGTTAGCAGCCGCTACAATAATTATTGCTCTAAAGAATAATATGACATTACAAAATATTGCTAGTGGTTTAACAGATTTCCACCCGATTAAAGGTAGATTGTATCCTATTTTTATTAAAAAAAAACAAATTATTTTACATGATGCTTATAATGCTAATCCTAAATCAGTTTGTACTGCCATTAATATTTTAAAAAATATACCAGGATATAAAATTCTTGTTATTGGTGATATGTTAGAATTAGGGTCGCAAAGTAAATATTATCATATACAAATTGGTAAAATAATTTCTTCAGCACATTTAAATGTTGTATTTAGTATAGGTGAATACACTAAAAACATTATATATAACAATACATTCTATTCAAAACATTTTACAAGTTTTACTGATTTAATACATCAATTATTATGTATTTTAAAAAATCAAAAACATTATACCATCTTATTTAAAGGTTCTCATAAAAATAATATGGATACATTAATCAACATACTTTTAAAACAATTACCAAAATGA
- a CDS encoding UDP-N-acetylmuramoyl-L-alanyl-D-glutamate--2,6-diaminopimelate ligase, with protein MNLNDLLSDFFYIKEQNIFIQNMCINSKKILNNCLFVALKGHLIDGQDYINDAILNGAVAVLTYNTDRYNNYVTYINLIPVIHIKNLQYHLSSIAHKLYKSKNSNIPIIGVTGTNGKTSVTNILMQWLYLLKQNPTICSTIGNGFYNSLEYTNNTTDSTIDIQYNINKFIQKKSNVIILEVSSHGIKQHRVRNINFTTAIFTNLSRDHLDYHKDMRDYANTKWSFISQYSINNVIMNIDDDIGLQWSKQLPNAILVTTKQNLINKQKKYFLVKNINFKTDTTIIQFETTWGAGKISINLLGYFNVINIILSLTTLLSLNYTLEDLLYTSYKLKPVYGRFNIIQKNNCPKIIIDYAHTPDALKSILQTIKFYYKSTIWCIFGCGGERDQGKRSLMGIIASSLANYIIITSDNPRNENINDIIKDIIQQCSFKKKYMSIIIDRKEAIQYALTKAHKQDVILIAGKGHEQYQIIGHKHYVYSDYDIVNDYYKQK; from the coding sequence ATGAATTTAAATGATTTGTTATCTGATTTTTTTTATATAAAAGAACAAAATATTTTTATACAAAATATGTGTATAAATAGTAAAAAAATATTAAATAATTGCTTATTTGTAGCATTAAAAGGACATCTTATAGATGGACAAGATTATATTAATGATGCAATTCTTAATGGCGCCGTTGCTGTTTTAACATATAATACCGATCGCTATAATAATTATGTCACATATATAAATTTAATACCAGTAATTCATATTAAAAACTTGCAATATCATTTATCAAGTATTGCTCATAAATTATATAAATCTAAAAACAGTAATATACCTATAATTGGGGTTACAGGAACTAATGGCAAAACAAGCGTAACAAATATTTTAATGCAATGGTTATATTTATTAAAACAAAACCCAACTATTTGTAGTACTATAGGTAATGGTTTTTATAATTCATTAGAATATACAAATAACACTACAGATTCTACCATTGACATACAATATAATATTAATAAATTTATTCAGAAAAAATCTAATGTTATTATACTTGAAGTATCTTCACACGGTATTAAACAACATAGAGTAAGAAATATAAATTTTACAACTGCTATTTTTACTAATTTAAGTCGTGATCATTTAGATTATCATAAAGATATGAGAGATTACGCCAATACTAAATGGTCTTTTATATCTCAATATAGTATTAATAATGTTATCATGAACATTGATGATGATATAGGCTTACAATGGTCGAAGCAATTACCAAATGCTATTTTAGTAACTACAAAACAAAATTTGATAAATAAACAAAAAAAATACTTTTTAGTAAAAAATATTAATTTTAAAACAGATACAACCATTATTCAATTTGAAACTACATGGGGAGCAGGAAAAATTAGTATAAATTTACTTGGATATTTTAATGTTATAAATATTATTTTAAGTTTGACAACATTATTATCTTTAAATTATACATTAGAAGACTTGTTATATACATCATATAAGTTAAAACCTGTATATGGTAGATTTAATATTATACAAAAAAATAATTGCCCTAAAATTATTATAGATTATGCTCATACACCTGATGCTTTAAAAAGTATATTACAAACTATAAAATTTTATTATAAAAGTACTATATGGTGTATTTTTGGTTGTGGCGGTGAAAGAGATCAAGGAAAACGTTCATTAATGGGGATTATAGCTAGTAGTTTAGCAAATTATATTATTATAACAAGTGATAACCCAAGAAATGAAAATATAAATGATATTATAAAAGATATTATTCAACAATGTTCTTTTAAAAAAAAATATATGTCTATAATAATAGATAGAAAAGAGGCAATACAGTATGCACTTACTAAAGCACACAAACAAGATGTTATACTGATTGCAGGTAAAGGTCATGAACAATATCAAATTATTGGTCATAAACATTATGTATATTCTGATTATGATATAGTTAATGATTACTATAAACAAAAATAA
- the mraY gene encoding phospho-N-acetylmuramoyl-pentapeptide-transferase: MSFITSLIIVLFLLPIFIKYTNYKQIFQVIRLDGPATHLNKHCMPTMGGIIILLSIFFTIILWAHLRNLYICYILIILVLYACIGLIDDYYKFVLQNSTGLSIKKKFFSQSLIAIILSFFIYKHYQTQLVLQIFIPFYKNILYPINYVTYIIIIYLIIVGLSNAINLTDGLDGLAITPTIFISFGLTMLCYIVGDFNLAQKFHLVYIPHVSEISIVCFTIIGSGLGFLWFNAYPAAIFMGDIGSLTIGSIIGLIIVLLKQEYLSLIMCSTFIIEALSVIMQVLIFKLRKKRCFLMAPIHHHFELKGYHESHIVIRFWIITIILIINVFLILQINQQ, translated from the coding sequence ATGAGTTTTATTACTTCTTTAATTATCGTTTTGTTTTTACTTCCAATTTTTATTAAATATACAAATTATAAACAAATATTTCAAGTTATTCGTCTTGATGGACCTGCCACACATTTAAATAAACATTGCATGCCTACTATGGGTGGTATTATTATATTATTATCTATTTTTTTTACTATTATCTTATGGGCTCATTTACGTAATTTATATATATGTTATATATTAATTATATTAGTATTATATGCTTGTATTGGTTTGATAGATGATTATTATAAATTTGTTTTACAAAATTCTACAGGATTATCAATTAAAAAAAAATTTTTTTCACAATCTTTAATTGCAATAATATTAAGTTTTTTTATTTATAAACATTATCAAACACAATTAGTATTACAAATATTTATTCCTTTTTATAAAAATATTTTATATCCTATAAATTATGTTACATATATAATAATTATATATCTTATTATTGTTGGATTAAGTAATGCAATTAATTTAACAGATGGTTTAGATGGTTTAGCAATTACTCCTACTATTTTTATATCTTTTGGTTTGACAATGTTATGTTATATAGTAGGTGATTTTAATCTTGCACAAAAATTTCATCTTGTTTATATTCCACATGTTTCAGAAATATCTATTGTTTGTTTTACAATAATAGGTTCTGGTTTAGGTTTTTTATGGTTTAATGCATATCCAGCCGCTATTTTTATGGGTGATATAGGTTCATTAACTATAGGTAGCATAATAGGATTAATTATTGTTTTACTAAAACAAGAATATTTATCTTTAATTATGTGTAGTACATTTATCATAGAAGCATTATCTGTAATCATGCAAGTATTAATATTTAAATTAAGAAAAAAACGTTGTTTCCTTATGGCGCCTATACATCATCATTTTGAATTAAAAGGATATCATGAATCACATATTGTAATACGTTTTTGGATTATTACGATTATATTAATTATAAATGTTTTTTTAATATTACAAATAAATCAACAATGA
- the gyrA gene encoding DNA gyrase subunit A translates to MDNFAKQIKLVNIEDELKNSYLDYAMSVIIGRALPDVRDGLKPVHRRILYAMYILGNIWNKPYKKSARIVGDVIGKYHPHGDTAVYDAIVRLAQTFSLRYTLIDGQGNFGSIDGDSAAAMRYTEIKMSKISQEMINDLEKETINYTLNYDGTENIPIVLPTKIPNLLINGSAGIAVGMTTNIPPHNITEVINACLAYINDANIHISELMKYISGPDFPTAGIINGTEGIKNAYHTGKGQIFIRGRSKILANGKYNTIIIYELPYQINKAKLIEKIVELIKTKKITGIKTLRDESDKDGIRIVIHVKKNISTNIILNNLYKFTSLESSFHINMVALHKGKPTIMSLKDIIVAFINHRREIVMRRTIYEIKKYNRKAHILEGLIIALINIKDIIHIIRSTTRTETVKSILHKQTWHTKDILSILHIQHNKNIFLKNKNIIKNTKYSFSNKQVQAILDLKLHKLTNLEYQKLCDQYQQTILSITQLSQIMNNNECLMNVICKELISIKEMFGDIRKTEIISKTNSFKTIDFIASENVIVTLTHKGYIKYQKLSEYNVQHRGGKGKLSTKINVDDYIIKFSIVNTHDNIMLFSNFGRLYWLKVYNLPSTNRYSKGRPLINILPLKHNEYITTFTVVNQYSKDLSLFIVTMKGFVKATNLQYFSKPRSNGIIAIKLYQHDYVKEVTIINFKDQHIMLFSYLGKTVRFCLSNIRIMGRSTKGVRGIKFISHQDKIVSLIVLENNDRHNILTITENGYGKRTHNSEYPLRSRATKGVINIKTNYRNGNVIGAIKVLETDHIIIITNIGTLIRIPVSEICLVRRNTIGVTMIRIKKLEKVIGLYNIINLK, encoded by the coding sequence ATGGATAATTTTGCTAAACAAATTAAATTAGTTAATATTGAAGACGAATTAAAAAATTCGTATTTAGATTATGCTATGTCAGTTATTATAGGTAGAGCATTACCTGATGTTCGTGATGGTTTAAAACCTGTTCATAGAAGAATTTTATATGCTATGTATATATTAGGAAATATATGGAACAAACCATATAAAAAATCTGCAAGAATTGTTGGTGATGTTATAGGTAAATATCATCCTCATGGAGATACGGCGGTTTATGATGCTATTGTAAGATTAGCACAAACTTTTTCATTACGATATACATTAATAGATGGTCAAGGTAATTTTGGTTCTATAGATGGTGATTCTGCAGCTGCTATGCGTTATACAGAAATTAAAATGTCTAAAATTAGTCAAGAAATGATTAATGATTTAGAAAAAGAAACAATAAATTATACATTAAATTACGATGGTACTGAAAATATTCCTATAGTTCTGCCTACTAAAATTCCTAATTTATTAATTAATGGATCTGCAGGTATAGCTGTAGGCATGACTACAAATATTCCTCCACATAATATAACTGAAGTTATTAATGCATGTTTAGCATATATTAATGATGCAAATATTCATATATCAGAATTAATGAAATATATTTCTGGGCCAGATTTTCCAACTGCAGGGATAATCAATGGGACAGAAGGTATTAAAAATGCATATCATACTGGCAAAGGACAAATTTTTATTAGAGGACGCAGTAAAATATTAGCTAATGGAAAATATAATACAATTATAATATATGAATTACCTTATCAAATTAATAAAGCTAAGTTAATTGAAAAAATTGTTGAACTTATAAAAACAAAAAAAATTACTGGCATTAAAACCTTAAGAGATGAATCAGATAAGGATGGTATTAGAATTGTTATACATGTTAAAAAAAACATATCTACTAATATTATTTTAAATAATTTATATAAATTTACTTCTTTAGAAAGTTCTTTCCATATTAATATGGTTGCCTTGCATAAAGGAAAACCTACTATTATGTCTTTAAAAGATATTATTGTTGCTTTTATTAATCATAGACGCGAAATTGTTATGAGAAGAACTATATATGAAATAAAAAAATATAACCGTAAAGCACATATTTTAGAAGGTTTAATTATAGCTTTAATAAATATAAAAGATATTATACACATAATACGTTCAACAACTAGGACAGAAACCGTAAAAAGTATACTTCATAAACAAACTTGGCATACCAAAGATATATTATCAATATTACATATACAACATAATAAAAACATTTTTTTAAAAAATAAAAATATCATAAAAAATACAAAATATTCTTTTAGTAACAAACAAGTACAAGCTATTTTAGATTTAAAATTACATAAATTAACTAATTTAGAATATCAAAAATTATGTGATCAATATCAACAAACAATACTTAGTATTACACAATTATCACAAATTATGAATAATAATGAATGTTTAATGAACGTTATTTGTAAAGAATTAATTTCTATTAAAGAAATGTTTGGTGATATTAGAAAAACAGAAATTATATCTAAAACTAATTCTTTTAAAACAATAGACTTTATAGCTTCTGAAAATGTTATAGTTACTTTAACACATAAAGGATATATAAAATATCAAAAATTATCTGAATATAATGTACAACATAGAGGTGGTAAAGGCAAATTATCCACAAAAATTAATGTAGATGATTATATTATTAAATTTTCTATAGTAAATACTCATGATAATATCATGCTATTTTCTAATTTTGGACGTTTGTATTGGCTAAAAGTATATAATTTGCCATCTACAAATCGTTATTCTAAAGGTAGGCCATTAATTAATATTTTGCCTTTAAAACATAACGAATATATTACTACTTTTACTGTTGTTAACCAATATTCCAAAGATCTAAGTTTATTTATTGTAACTATGAAAGGTTTTGTTAAAGCAACCAATTTACAATATTTTAGTAAACCACGTTCTAATGGTATTATTGCAATTAAATTATATCAGCATGATTATGTTAAAGAAGTAACTATTATAAATTTTAAAGATCAACACATAATGTTATTTTCTTATTTAGGTAAAACAGTAAGATTTTGTCTTTCGAATATTAGAATTATGGGTAGAAGTACTAAAGGTGTACGCGGCATAAAATTTATATCTCATCAAGATAAGATTGTTTCACTGATTGTTTTAGAAAATAATGATAGGCATAATATATTAACTATTACAGAAAATGGTTATGGCAAGAGAACACATAATAGCGAATATCCTCTTAGATCTAGAGCAACAAAAGGTGTTATTAATATCAAAACTAATTATAGGAATGGTAATGTTATAGGCGCTATTAAAGTGTTAGAAACAGATCATATTATCATTATTACCAATATAGGTACATTAATTAGAATACCTGTATCAGAAATTTGTTTAGTACGTCGCAATACTATAGGAGTTACAATGATTAGAATTAAAAAATTAGAAAAAGTAATAGGATTATATAATATTATAAATCTTAAGTAA
- the murD gene encoding UDP-N-acetylmuramoyl-L-alanine--D-glutamate ligase: MTNNITLIIGLGTTGLSCINFLIQKGIIPYVIDQDINPIYKNQIPKFIPYCFGIFKKKWILNAKLIIISPGVSIFHPLLQQAKRCGINIIGDIELFCLYNTTPVVAITGTNGKSTIIKILKQIIDTYKYNIGIGGNIGYPALNLLSQPKDFYILEISSFQLETIKSLQAYIAVILNITEDHIDRYPLGFSQYCYYKSRIYNNSQTCIYNIDDIYTYPVHFNKKTKYITFGKHNNSIYQLFYYKNNMYLKIKKKIILNFNKTKLIGIHNYLNALTVMSITDILNISRQHALNIIKNFTNNQHTLQIISKKNNVTWINDSKSTNVYSTIAALKSLSNKQKIWLLLGGYDKNCNLYLLKEYINKNNIIVYCFGLASQKILSVCPRAIKVQNMSEAIKQIYPLLCNNDVVLLSPACSSIDQFKNFKQRGQQFINIVNSLI; this comes from the coding sequence ATGACCAACAATATAACATTAATTATAGGTTTAGGCACAACAGGACTCTCATGTATTAATTTTTTAATACAAAAAGGTATTATACCATATGTTATAGATCAAGATATAAATCCTATATATAAAAACCAAATACCTAAATTTATACCATATTGTTTTGGCATATTTAAGAAAAAATGGATTTTAAATGCCAAATTAATTATTATTAGTCCTGGTGTTTCTATTTTTCATCCTTTATTACAACAAGCTAAAAGATGCGGTATTAATATTATTGGTGATATCGAATTATTTTGTTTATATAATACCACACCAGTAGTTGCTATTACAGGTACTAATGGTAAAAGTACAATTATAAAAATCTTAAAACAAATTATTGATACATATAAATATAATATTGGTATCGGTGGTAATATAGGTTACCCTGCATTAAATTTACTATCTCAACCAAAAGATTTTTATATCTTAGAAATCTCTAGTTTTCAATTAGAAACTATAAAAAGTTTACAAGCATATATTGCGGTAATACTGAATATAACTGAAGATCATATAGATCGTTATCCTTTAGGTTTTTCCCAATATTGTTATTATAAATCACGTATTTATAATAATTCCCAAACTTGTATCTATAATATAGATGATATATACACATATCCTGTGCATTTTAATAAAAAAACAAAATACATTACTTTTGGTAAACATAATAACAGTATATATCAATTATTTTATTATAAAAATAATATGTATTTGAAAATAAAAAAAAAAATAATATTAAATTTTAATAAAACAAAGCTAATAGGTATACATAATTATCTTAATGCTTTAACAGTTATGTCTATAACTGACATATTAAATATCTCTAGACAACATGCTTTAAACATTATTAAAAATTTTACAAATAACCAACATACTTTACAAATTATTAGTAAAAAAAATAATGTTACATGGATTAATGATTCTAAATCTACAAATGTTTATAGTACTATAGCAGCATTAAAATCTTTATCAAATAAACAAAAAATTTGGTTATTGTTAGGTGGTTATGATAAAAACTGCAATTTATACTTATTAAAGGAATAYATCAATAAAAATAATATAATAGTATATTGTTTTGGGTTAGCTAGTCAAAAAATTTTGTCTGTGTGCCCACGAGCTATTAAAGTACAAAATATGTCAGAAGCTATAAAACAAATTTATCCTTTATTATGTAATAATGATGTAGTATTATTATCACCTGCATGTTCTAGTATTGATCAATTTAAAAATTTTAAACAGAGAGGTCAGCAATTTATAAATATAGTAAATTCTTTAATTTAA
- a CDS encoding Bax inhibitor-1/YccA family protein, giving the protein MIEYTDSHNTILKCRKNNINIYITKVYGWMFLGLIFTSFIAWNIVHMHLIVKYFLYNQFVLFILCLLQIILVFVISNFLHRLSGQTLTTLFVSYSFLTGITISGIYSLYNHKTIFTAFITSAVMFLIMYIWGYKTKTRLSNYSNILMMGCMGLFLSSFINIIFHNDLIVSITNYFGVFLFTILIAVDAQKLKELGYIVSTNMQDKDNVRRYVILGALILYLDFINLFITVLQIIGNRHDKEDS; this is encoded by the coding sequence ATGATAGAATATACGGATTCACATAATACAATATTAAAATGTCGCAAAAATAATATTAATATATATATAACAAAAGTGTATGGTTGGATGTTTTTAGGATTAATATTTACATCTTTTATTGCATGGAATATTGTTCATATGCATTTAATTGTTAAATATTTTTTATATAATCAATTTGTATTATTTATTTTATGTTTGTTACAAATTATCTTAGTATTTGTTATTTCAAATTTTTTACACAGATTATCAGGTCAAACGTTAACTACTTTATTTGTCTCTTATTCTTTTTTAACAGGAATAACAATATCAGGTATATATTCTTTATATAATCATAAAACTATTTTTACAGCTTTTATTACATCTGCTGTTATGTTTTTAATAATGTATATATGGGGATATAAAACTAAAACAAGATTAAGTAATTATAGTAATATATTAATGATGGGATGTATGGGATTATTTTTATCTTCTTTTATTAATATTATTTTTCATAATGATTTAATTGTATCAATTACAAACTATTTTGGAGTATTTTTATTTACTATTTTAATTGCTGTAGATGCGCAAAAGCTTAAAGAATTAGGTTATATTGTTAGTACGAATATGCAAGATAAAGATAATGTACGTCGTTATGTTATTTTAGGAGCATTAATCTTATATTTAGATTTTATTAATTTATTTATAACTGTATTACAAATTATTGGTAATCGTCATGATAAAGAAGATAGTTAA